In one Brevibacillus composti genomic region, the following are encoded:
- a CDS encoding stalk domain-containing protein, which produces MNLRKLTLSLAICLVSLSGGQQSAAAATTQTTILLDGYPLPFPTPPTTINGTTMVPFRAISEAMGIRVQWEAQTQSITAIQSTDQGEKTVLMQLNNPLVTVDGQTVTLPVAPYETNGSTLIPLRFFSEQFGAQVDWNQDTRTVSIASPVRDMYGMAFYAISSFSQRELMPAFDSVAFGWSRIDQGGNLTLTGKDFYWPKPAGEVTPESIISDVKLNGSAPYLMVFAGDANGELTLLLENEGLQEKAIAQMLSIVQEKGLTGIALDFEGLGLNGDVTGVKEKFNQFVQQLAGETKQRGIPLTLILHPLNGAYKGYDYATLGNLADDIVIMAYAYEDEKNPEPMNRVDEAIRLALAHVPKEKLILGISMGSENEQSVTQKLGLAKRYNLKGYALWRLGLIKQAAMQKINESVK; this is translated from the coding sequence ATGAACCTTCGAAAGCTGACGCTGTCTCTTGCCATCTGTCTTGTTTCGTTGAGCGGAGGGCAGCAATCCGCCGCTGCCGCAACTACGCAAACCACCATTCTTCTCGACGGCTATCCGCTCCCCTTCCCGACACCGCCGACGACGATCAACGGCACGACGATGGTTCCCTTCCGCGCTATATCCGAAGCAATGGGCATCCGCGTGCAATGGGAAGCACAAACACAATCCATTACCGCAATCCAGTCCACAGACCAAGGGGAAAAAACAGTCCTGATGCAGCTGAACAATCCGCTGGTCACAGTAGATGGACAAACCGTAACGCTCCCGGTAGCGCCGTATGAGACAAATGGAAGCACGCTCATCCCGCTGCGTTTCTTCAGTGAGCAGTTCGGGGCGCAAGTAGACTGGAATCAGGATACCAGAACCGTCTCCATCGCATCGCCGGTACGCGACATGTACGGCATGGCCTTTTACGCCATCTCTTCTTTTTCCCAACGAGAGTTGATGCCAGCCTTTGATTCGGTCGCATTTGGCTGGAGCCGCATTGACCAGGGGGGCAATCTCACACTGACGGGCAAGGATTTTTACTGGCCGAAGCCTGCCGGCGAGGTCACGCCCGAATCGATCATCAGCGATGTCAAGCTGAACGGCTCCGCTCCTTACCTGATGGTGTTTGCCGGGGATGCAAACGGCGAGCTGACCCTGCTGCTTGAAAACGAAGGCTTGCAAGAAAAGGCGATTGCACAAATGCTCAGCATCGTTCAGGAAAAGGGCCTGACCGGCATCGCGCTCGATTTTGAGGGCTTGGGCCTGAACGGCGACGTCACCGGTGTCAAAGAAAAATTCAATCAATTCGTTCAGCAGCTCGCGGGTGAAACCAAACAGCGGGGGATTCCGCTCACGCTGATTCTTCACCCGCTTAACGGAGCCTACAAAGGCTATGATTATGCCACACTCGGCAATCTGGCAGACGACATCGTCATCATGGCCTACGCTTATGAGGATGAGAAAAATCCAGAGCCGATGAACAGAGTCGACGAAGCCATCCGCCTGGCTTTGGCCCATGTTCCCAAGGAAAAACTGATCCTCGGGATCTCCATGGGCAGCGAAAACGAACAGTCCGTAACCCAGAAGCTCGGCCTGGCCAAGCGCTATAACCTTAAGGGCTATGCCTTGTGGAGACTGGGTCTGATCAAACAGGCAGCGATGCAAAAGATCAATGAGAGTGTGAAATAG
- a CDS encoding FHA domain-containing protein yields the protein MEDSVYLLIQKGDPEQFQRRIFLTQNTYTIGRRGNRYEPDIAFSNPYVSRKHAEIWKQDKHFVISDLHSKHGTEVNDEAVSDDPRILRNGDRIRLAKGVAELVFFSQADELEATKEFTIPLAACADQQTDTDLVIHLERREIRLDNARFHLSGKDMDLLILLYSRANQAVSYEEIMVSVWKERSSVTDRNIPDVGRAEINALVYRLRKKLGRHGKRVTTIPRYGYMWEK from the coding sequence TTGGAAGACAGCGTCTATCTTTTGATCCAAAAAGGAGACCCTGAACAGTTTCAAAGACGAATATTCCTCACCCAAAATACGTATACGATCGGACGAAGGGGCAATCGGTACGAGCCTGACATCGCGTTTTCCAACCCGTACGTTTCGCGCAAGCATGCAGAGATTTGGAAACAGGACAAGCATTTTGTCATTTCCGACCTGCACAGCAAGCACGGTACGGAGGTAAACGACGAGGCGGTAAGTGATGATCCGCGAATCCTGCGCAACGGAGATCGCATTCGATTAGCTAAGGGAGTGGCAGAACTGGTTTTCTTTTCGCAAGCGGATGAATTGGAAGCGACAAAGGAGTTCACGATTCCACTGGCAGCTTGTGCAGATCAGCAAACGGATACGGATTTGGTTATTCATCTGGAACGCAGAGAGATTCGTCTAGATAATGCCCGCTTCCATCTGTCCGGAAAAGATATGGATTTGCTCATCCTTCTCTATTCGCGAGCCAATCAGGCTGTTAGTTACGAGGAAATTATGGTGTCAGTTTGGAAGGAGAGGTCATCTGTAACGGATCGTAACATCCCTGATGTGGGACGGGCGGAGATCAATGCCCTGGTATATCGGTTGCGTAAAAAATTGGGCCGCCATGGGAAGAGAGTGACAACTATTCCACGATATGGCTATATGTGGGAAAAGTAG
- a CDS encoding penicillin-binding transpeptidase domain-containing protein, protein MNKIRVFYWVLLFLLLSGSGAVLGMYWLNGPLSEEEQAKAVFSEYVRKWEEKQFGEMYEQLSLENKTTLTKEHFIKRYQTIYEGIEAKELKVEAIFPENIKQEADGVISFHYRISMNTFVREITYTGRATLLKEKQGNRKDWFIVWDPSFLFQGMQEGDKVLASTIPPERGEIIDRAGRVLATSGKVIDVGINPDEWAQLTQQEKNQVSLLLQVPLPQLTTLIQSQSARPATNIRITTVQEDDRRLEQLKHIQGIVLRPKKVRYYPYGEATAHLIGYLGVIQKEELEKRKLQGYRSSDMIGRTGLEQLYEEKLRGVPGGRISITDAEGKVKKVLAEKNAEDGEDLILAIDAELQRVIYEEYKQDAGTAAAIQPRTGEILALVSAPAYDPNDFVTGMSAAEWQRINEHPQKPLLNRFTRGYAPGSTLKPITAAIGLKQGVISPLDEMNVRGLHWQKDGSWGNYYVTRVSDHQAPVNLQKALVYSDNIYFAQAALAIGEDLFVQEAEEFGFGEALPIPYPLEPSRLFTDGMTNEIQLADSGYGQGEVTMTPLHLSLAYSAFVNEGSMIYPRLFRDESTPAYWKEDVMPSEVASRLRQDLLRVVEDPLGTGRGARTNGMRIAGKTGTAELKQKKGELGKENGWFVAFDADHADFLIAMIVEDVRGRGGSHILDARIKKIFSYVLNQAGKKHE, encoded by the coding sequence ATGAATAAGATCAGGGTGTTTTACTGGGTTTTGTTGTTCTTGCTCCTCTCCGGCTCTGGTGCTGTCTTGGGAATGTATTGGCTGAACGGGCCGCTGTCGGAGGAAGAGCAGGCGAAAGCAGTCTTTTCAGAGTATGTGAGGAAGTGGGAGGAGAAACAATTTGGCGAGATGTACGAACAGCTCTCACTGGAAAACAAAACCACATTGACGAAAGAACATTTTATCAAGCGCTATCAAACAATTTACGAGGGTATAGAGGCTAAGGAGCTCAAGGTTGAGGCCATCTTTCCGGAAAACATCAAGCAAGAGGCAGATGGAGTGATTTCCTTTCACTATCGGATCAGCATGAATACCTTTGTCAGGGAGATCACCTACACAGGCAGAGCAACCTTGCTGAAAGAGAAGCAGGGGAACCGCAAAGACTGGTTTATCGTCTGGGACCCCAGTTTTTTGTTCCAGGGCATGCAGGAAGGTGACAAGGTATTGGCGAGCACAATCCCTCCCGAGCGAGGGGAAATTATTGACCGTGCAGGCAGGGTGCTTGCAACCAGCGGAAAGGTGATTGACGTCGGCATCAATCCTGACGAGTGGGCGCAACTCACGCAACAGGAGAAAAATCAGGTAAGCCTTCTTTTGCAAGTGCCTCTTCCCCAGCTGACGACACTTATCCAGAGTCAATCGGCACGCCCCGCCACCAATATCCGGATAACCACCGTACAGGAAGATGATCGCCGTTTAGAGCAATTGAAACATATACAGGGCATTGTGCTGAGGCCGAAAAAGGTCAGATATTATCCGTATGGAGAGGCAACTGCCCATCTGATCGGCTATTTGGGTGTTATACAGAAAGAAGAGTTGGAGAAGCGCAAATTGCAGGGGTATCGGTCTTCCGACATGATCGGCAGGACTGGCTTGGAACAGCTCTATGAGGAAAAATTACGGGGAGTACCTGGAGGACGAATCTCCATAACGGACGCAGAGGGAAAGGTAAAAAAAGTCCTGGCTGAAAAAAATGCAGAAGATGGTGAAGACTTGATCCTTGCCATCGATGCCGAGCTACAGCGTGTCATCTACGAAGAATACAAGCAGGACGCGGGCACTGCCGCCGCCATTCAACCCCGGACGGGAGAGATTTTGGCCCTGGTCAGCGCTCCGGCGTATGATCCGAATGACTTCGTGACCGGGATGTCAGCTGCGGAATGGCAACGGATCAACGAGCACCCGCAAAAGCCCTTGCTCAACCGTTTTACCCGAGGCTATGCGCCGGGATCTACATTGAAGCCGATTACGGCAGCCATCGGTTTAAAGCAGGGTGTCATTTCCCCGCTGGACGAAATGAACGTGAGAGGCTTGCACTGGCAAAAGGATGGATCCTGGGGAAATTACTACGTCACACGCGTCAGTGACCATCAGGCACCCGTCAATCTTCAAAAGGCTCTCGTCTACTCTGATAACATCTATTTTGCGCAAGCGGCACTGGCCATCGGGGAAGACCTTTTTGTACAGGAAGCGGAAGAGTTCGGCTTTGGCGAAGCCCTGCCCATCCCTTATCCGCTGGAACCTTCCAGGCTGTTTACGGACGGGATGACAAACGAGATTCAGCTGGCGGACTCAGGTTACGGGCAAGGAGAAGTGACCATGACACCGCTGCATCTTTCACTCGCATACAGCGCGTTTGTCAATGAAGGAAGCATGATCTATCCCCGCTTGTTTCGAGACGAGTCGACCCCGGCTTACTGGAAGGAGGACGTGATGCCGAGTGAAGTGGCGTCGCGGCTTCGCCAAGACCTGCTGCGTGTCGTGGAAGACCCGCTGGGAACCGGCAGGGGAGCCCGTACCAATGGCATGCGGATCGCCGGCAAGACAGGAACGGCGGAGTTGAAACAAAAAAAGGGAGAGCTGGGAAAGGAAAACGGCTGGTTCGTCGCATTTGATGCCGATCATGCGGACTTTCTAATCGCGATGATAGTGGAGGATGTCAGAGGACGCGGTGGGAGTCATATCCTCGACGCGCGGATCAAAAAGATCTTTTCATATGTGCTGAATCAAGCGGGGAAAAAACATGAGTGA
- a CDS encoding peptidoglycan D,D-transpeptidase FtsI family protein — protein MSETILDRDRKKRVARLQIIFVVVFLLFAAIILRLAQLQIKQGKEYAVDLVTRSTKKDAVPAMRGNIYDRNRNLIAESIPSFHVVFREEEAMEKGDYLWIANRLEAILSHTDKATILKRMDVGYDYVNGSLIRVERKLPKYLEKDLKSDLGPLEIAALAEHREELKGIEVVTKPIRKYNAKQIAVQAVGYVRPFHIAENLGMEGYKQEQDRYLPTQFVGFDGIELFYETELRGENGYRLYEVAADQTIIRELEGMAPVRGNDLILTLDERVQLEVREYIRQFLPELRAKIPEAAHAKGAYVVAMEIDTGKIVAMVSYPEYDPNIWMEGPDQQTYEQIQLSVTNGTIREAPYDTRPLTGEEAVQEGHKHPRSIVPSGSVLKPITILLGLQEGIITPHDRWNDPGVYRYGKGTDRVKNDNGQIHGILTPEKSLQKSSNTYMAKIGEQLARTKGRESVSLLQKYYHAFGIGIKTEVDLPYENKGKEDFMVMSEQYGPLAAMVQASFGQQARATAMQLAQFAATIANKGVRLKPQMVEAIISPDGKTLRSFAPSVISTFPHPDEYWDILTAGMVMVTKPGGTAVRAFEGLPYQVAAKTGTSEQDIYVPYKQVVDETGKAKTKWKFHRRITNGVSIAYAPADKPKLAVAVIVPEGGYGGRSAAVITRAVFEAYDKHIGLTPF, from the coding sequence ATGAGTGAGACTATACTGGATCGAGATCGAAAAAAGCGCGTAGCCCGGTTGCAGATCATCTTTGTCGTCGTTTTTCTCCTGTTTGCAGCCATCATCCTGCGGTTAGCCCAATTGCAAATCAAACAAGGGAAAGAATACGCAGTGGATCTGGTTACGCGCTCCACAAAAAAAGATGCTGTTCCCGCCATGCGGGGGAATATTTACGATCGCAACCGGAATCTCATCGCGGAAAGCATTCCTTCTTTTCACGTCGTCTTTCGGGAAGAGGAAGCGATGGAAAAAGGGGATTACCTTTGGATTGCAAACAGGCTGGAGGCGATTCTCTCCCATACCGACAAAGCGACGATATTGAAGAGAATGGATGTTGGATACGACTACGTGAATGGCTCGTTGATTCGCGTGGAGCGCAAGCTGCCGAAATACCTCGAAAAAGATCTGAAATCGGATCTGGGTCCCTTGGAAATCGCTGCATTGGCCGAACATCGTGAAGAGCTGAAAGGAATCGAAGTAGTAACAAAGCCCATCAGAAAATACAATGCCAAACAGATCGCCGTGCAGGCAGTCGGATATGTCCGTCCTTTTCATATCGCGGAAAATTTGGGAATGGAAGGATACAAACAAGAACAGGATCGCTATCTACCCACGCAATTTGTCGGCTTTGATGGAATTGAGCTTTTTTATGAAACAGAGCTTCGCGGCGAAAATGGATACCGGCTGTACGAAGTGGCTGCCGATCAAACGATAATCCGGGAGCTGGAAGGAATGGCCCCTGTCAGGGGAAATGATCTGATCCTGACTTTAGATGAGCGTGTCCAACTGGAGGTTCGGGAGTATATACGGCAGTTTCTTCCAGAGCTGCGTGCGAAAATACCAGAGGCCGCTCATGCAAAGGGTGCATACGTCGTCGCAATGGAAATCGATACGGGGAAAATCGTGGCGATGGTCAGCTACCCGGAGTACGATCCGAATATATGGATGGAAGGGCCTGATCAGCAAACCTATGAACAAATTCAGTTGTCTGTTACCAATGGAACGATTCGGGAAGCACCGTATGATACAAGGCCATTAACGGGGGAGGAAGCCGTACAGGAAGGCCATAAACATCCGAGATCGATTGTCCCATCCGGATCTGTGCTCAAGCCCATCACGATACTGCTCGGCTTGCAAGAAGGAATTATCACCCCGCATGATCGATGGAATGACCCGGGCGTCTATCGATATGGAAAGGGAACCGATCGAGTAAAAAACGACAATGGACAAATTCATGGCATTCTGACACCGGAGAAGTCTTTGCAAAAATCCTCAAACACCTATATGGCCAAAATCGGTGAGCAATTGGCCCGTACAAAAGGAAGAGAATCGGTATCCCTTTTGCAGAAGTATTATCACGCATTTGGCATCGGTATCAAAACGGAAGTGGATTTGCCTTACGAAAACAAGGGAAAAGAAGATTTTATGGTCATGAGTGAGCAATACGGTCCCCTCGCGGCAATGGTACAAGCCTCCTTCGGGCAGCAGGCAAGGGCGACGGCCATGCAATTGGCTCAGTTTGCAGCGACCATCGCAAATAAAGGGGTGCGCCTCAAGCCACAGATGGTGGAAGCCATCATCAGCCCAGATGGAAAGACGCTCCGTTCCTTTGCGCCGAGTGTCATCAGCACATTTCCGCACCCGGACGAATACTGGGACATCCTTACCGCCGGCATGGTGATGGTGACGAAGCCAGGAGGGACGGCAGTTCGTGCCTTTGAAGGACTTCCGTATCAGGTAGCTGCCAAAACCGGAACCTCCGAACAGGATATCTACGTTCCTTATAAGCAAGTAGTGGATGAAACGGGCAAGGCCAAAACAAAATGGAAATTTCACCGAAGAATTACGAATGGCGTCAGCATCGCCTATGCACCTGCAGATAAGCCGAAATTAGCCGTGGCCGTGATCGTACCAGAGGGCGGGTACGGCGGACGTTCAGCGGCTGTCATCACGCGTGCCGTATTTGAAGCCTATGACAAGCATATAGGGCTTACCCCGTTTTGA
- a CDS encoding pyridoxamine 5'-phosphate oxidase family protein, with translation MTQEKQNVFREVVSTEAELREWMGESSEVVKRKVITHLDEHCMQYIAKAPFLIVATADRDGYCDASPRGDAPGFVHVIDEHHLVIPERPGNRRMDSMRNILTNPQIGLIFIIPGLEETLRINGRAFVIRDADILEKMAVQGKVPAIGIGVRVQECFVHCAKAFKRSGLWTPEKWLAKEELPSMAKALADHVKMPGMTEEEMARSLEEAYTKRLY, from the coding sequence ATGACACAGGAGAAGCAGAATGTATTTCGAGAGGTCGTGTCCACCGAAGCAGAGCTGCGCGAATGGATGGGAGAATCCAGCGAGGTCGTCAAGAGAAAGGTGATTACGCATCTGGACGAGCACTGTATGCAATACATCGCCAAAGCCCCTTTTTTGATCGTGGCGACAGCGGACAGGGATGGCTACTGTGACGCGTCGCCCCGCGGAGATGCGCCGGGGTTTGTCCACGTGATCGACGAGCATCATCTGGTGATCCCGGAGCGTCCGGGCAACCGCCGCATGGATTCGATGCGCAATATCCTGACCAACCCGCAGATCGGGCTGATCTTCATCATTCCCGGCCTGGAGGAAACCCTGCGGATTAACGGACGGGCTTTTGTCATCCGGGATGCGGATATCCTGGAGAAGATGGCGGTTCAGGGCAAAGTGCCGGCGATCGGGATCGGCGTCCGCGTGCAGGAGTGTTTTGTTCACTGCGCCAAGGCGTTCAAACGCTCGGGCTTGTGGACGCCGGAGAAGTGGTTGGCAAAGGAAGAACTGCCGTCCATGGCCAAAGCGCTGGCTGACCATGTGAAAATGCCCGGCATGACCGAGGAAGAGATGGCCCGCTCGCTGGAGGAAGCCTATACGAAACGCCTCTACTAG
- a CDS encoding aldo/keto reductase has product MTANLADTTVLNNGVKMPWLGLGVWKVKEGDEVQRAILSAIETGYRAIDTAAVYGNEEGVGQAIRDSGVARDQLFITTKVWNTDQGYETTLKAFDESVKKLRLDYLDLYLVHWPVKGKYVDTWKALEKLYRDGYVRAIGVSNFKVHHLEDLKQHSEIVPAVDQVEYHPLLTQKELLAYCKENGIQMEAWSPLMQGNLDQPVLAEIGQKYGKSPAQVVLRWDLQNGVVTIPKSVTPERIRQNADIFDFTLTSEEMERIEALNQDKRFGPDPDHIDF; this is encoded by the coding sequence ATGACAGCAAATCTGGCAGATACAACTGTGCTTAACAATGGCGTCAAGATGCCGTGGCTGGGGCTGGGCGTCTGGAAGGTAAAAGAAGGCGATGAAGTGCAGCGCGCGATCCTGTCGGCTATCGAGACGGGCTACCGGGCGATCGATACAGCCGCGGTATACGGAAATGAGGAAGGGGTCGGCCAGGCGATTCGGGACAGCGGTGTCGCCCGCGATCAGCTGTTCATCACGACCAAGGTATGGAATACGGATCAAGGCTATGAGACGACGCTGAAGGCGTTTGACGAGAGCGTGAAAAAGCTCCGTTTGGACTATCTCGATCTCTACCTCGTGCACTGGCCGGTAAAAGGGAAGTACGTGGATACCTGGAAGGCGCTGGAGAAGCTCTATCGCGACGGGTATGTGCGTGCGATCGGGGTCAGCAACTTCAAGGTGCATCATCTCGAGGACCTGAAACAGCACAGCGAGATCGTCCCTGCCGTCGATCAGGTCGAGTACCACCCGCTGTTGACGCAGAAGGAACTGCTCGCCTATTGCAAGGAAAACGGCATCCAGATGGAAGCGTGGAGCCCGCTGATGCAAGGAAATCTGGATCAGCCGGTGCTGGCTGAAATCGGCCAGAAATACGGCAAGTCGCCCGCTCAGGTCGTCCTGCGCTGGGATTTGCAGAACGGGGTCGTCACCATTCCCAAGTCGGTGACCCCGGAGCGCATCCGCCAAAATGCAGATATCTTCGATTTTACGCTGACGAGCGAAGAGATGGAGCGAATCGAAGCGCTGAACCAGGATAAGCGTTTTGGTCCGGACCCGGATCATATTGATTTTTAA
- a CDS encoding YheC/YheD family protein, which translates to MTGYNESKLKKYAVLRRHARLARALPHTRRFSKEALRQFMKSYRKVIAKPAAGSGGAGVILISNLGGNRYRVHRGYRTRVVHGKAGTYRYIRKRIKSQYLVQRGISLARVSGRPFDIRVMVQRRSGSAWVVTGMLAKVAGPGYIITNIKRSGGRVLPLRTAILRSGIRSASADHLIARLKEIAIASAKQLTTYYANQKVYGLDMALDSSGRVWIIEANLRPDISLFLKLSDKSQYRRIRSYPR; encoded by the coding sequence GTGACTGGATACAATGAATCCAAGCTGAAAAAGTACGCCGTGCTGCGCAGACATGCCCGCTTGGCCCGCGCGCTTCCGCACACCCGCCGTTTTTCCAAAGAGGCGCTGCGCCAGTTTATGAAAAGCTACCGCAAAGTGATCGCCAAACCCGCAGCAGGCAGCGGCGGGGCCGGCGTCATCCTGATCTCGAATCTGGGCGGGAATCGATACCGGGTGCACCGGGGCTATCGCACACGGGTCGTCCACGGCAAAGCAGGCACCTATCGCTACATCCGCAAGCGGATCAAATCGCAATATTTGGTGCAGCGGGGCATCTCGCTCGCCCGCGTCAGCGGCAGACCGTTTGACATCCGCGTCATGGTGCAGCGGCGCAGCGGCTCCGCGTGGGTCGTGACGGGCATGCTGGCCAAAGTGGCGGGACCGGGCTACATTATCACCAACATCAAGCGGAGCGGCGGGAGGGTGCTGCCTCTGCGGACGGCCATCCTGCGCTCTGGCATTCGCTCCGCCTCTGCCGACCACTTGATCGCCCGCTTGAAAGAGATTGCCATCGCCTCCGCCAAACAACTCACCACCTACTATGCCAATCAAAAGGTGTACGGTCTGGACATGGCGCTGGATTCGTCCGGCCGGGTCTGGATCATCGAAGCGAACCTGCGACCGGATATCAGCCTTTTCCTCAAGCTGAGTGACAAAAGCCAGTATCGACGCATCCGCTCCTATCCCCGCTGA
- a CDS encoding IclR family transcriptional regulator, with the protein MEEQKANVRAVERALDILLCFTDSADLSLSEIAGRLSLHKSTVHRLLATLENKGFLIRNAQTEKYRLGFRLWELSANMSHSDDPATIWLPEMERLKDAVGETISLYVRDGLERIRIQAVQSNQAIRRVAPIGARMPLAVGASSKVLVAYADPGVKEEVLNDPSWPASIDRAAYIEQLEQIREQGYATSVEERELGAAAVSAPIFNRNGKLVAALAVSGPSNRLTVERMVEISGPIKEAAYRMGKMLK; encoded by the coding sequence ATGGAAGAACAGAAAGCGAATGTGCGAGCCGTAGAGCGAGCATTGGATATCCTGCTTTGCTTTACGGATTCGGCTGATTTGAGTCTGAGCGAAATTGCCGGGAGGCTGTCTTTGCACAAGAGCACCGTGCACCGCTTACTCGCCACTTTGGAGAACAAGGGCTTTTTGATCCGAAATGCGCAAACCGAGAAATATCGGCTCGGTTTTCGCTTGTGGGAGCTCTCCGCCAATATGAGCCACTCCGATGACCCGGCGACGATTTGGCTCCCGGAGATGGAACGTCTCAAGGATGCGGTCGGAGAGACGATCAGCCTGTATGTGCGGGACGGATTGGAGCGGATCCGGATTCAGGCTGTTCAGAGCAACCAGGCGATCCGCAGAGTGGCCCCCATCGGAGCGCGAATGCCGCTGGCTGTCGGGGCCTCGAGCAAGGTGCTGGTGGCCTATGCCGACCCCGGAGTAAAGGAAGAAGTGCTGAACGATCCGTCATGGCCGGCTTCGATCGACCGGGCTGCCTACATCGAACAGCTCGAGCAGATTCGCGAGCAGGGCTATGCCACCAGTGTCGAGGAGCGGGAGCTGGGGGCAGCCGCCGTGTCGGCCCCGATCTTCAACCGAAACGGGAAGCTGGTGGCGGCTCTCGCGGTCTCCGGCCCGTCCAATCGCCTGACAGTGGAGAGAATGGTGGAGATCTCCGGGCCGATCAAGGAAGCTGCGTACCGCATGGGCAAAATGCTGAAGTGA
- the ltrA gene encoding group II intron reverse transcriptase/maturase encodes MNASKLANYTDAKARQLWTTLYLCAKENPKRRFHALYDKVYRPDILAEAWRRVRANKGSGGVDGQTIERIVHEYGESKFLNEIYLDLKRKRYHPAPVRRTYIPKADGKQRPLGIPTIRDRVVQMATKMVIEPIFEADFKDCSYGFRPKRNAHQAIAQIRKASKQAYWVVDVDIKGYFDNINQEKLMKLVEQRISDRRVLKLIRKWLQAGVMEGVQFHETDWGTPQGGVISPLLANIYLNSIALHKHCFSIVYRIF; translated from the coding sequence GTGAATGCAAGTAAACTTGCTAACTACACCGATGCAAAAGCTCGACAACTTTGGACAACCCTATATCTTTGTGCCAAGGAAAATCCAAAACGGCGATTTCATGCTCTGTATGACAAGGTGTATCGTCCTGACATCCTCGCCGAAGCATGGCGCAGAGTGCGTGCCAACAAAGGAAGCGGCGGAGTGGACGGACAGACAATCGAAAGAATTGTACATGAATACGGAGAGAGTAAATTCCTCAATGAAATCTACCTCGACCTAAAGAGAAAACGGTACCATCCGGCACCAGTTCGACGCACGTACATTCCAAAAGCGGATGGGAAGCAAAGACCGCTTGGCATCCCGACGATACGAGATCGAGTTGTCCAAATGGCAACCAAAATGGTCATTGAGCCAATTTTCGAGGCGGACTTTAAAGATTGCTCATATGGATTCCGACCGAAACGAAATGCCCACCAGGCGATTGCACAAATCAGAAAAGCGAGCAAACAGGCATATTGGGTAGTTGATGTAGACATCAAGGGGTACTTTGACAACATCAATCAGGAGAAGCTGATGAAACTGGTTGAGCAAAGGATTTCGGACCGCAGAGTACTAAAACTGATTCGAAAATGGCTGCAAGCAGGTGTCATGGAAGGTGTACAGTTCCATGAAACGGATTGGGGAACTCCGCAAGGAGGAGTAATTTCGCCGCTGCTTGCGAACATTTACCTCAACTCAATAGCGTTGCATAAACATTGCTTTTCTATCGTTTATAGAATTTTCTGA